A single region of the Nocardioides aquaticus genome encodes:
- a CDS encoding MBL fold metallo-hydrolase: MSALTVVPVETPTLGDRSYLVHDGEVAFVVDPQRDIDRVLALLAEHDVRLTHVLETHLHNDYVTGGFALAEATGAAYLVNGADDVTFDRTPVTDGEKVEVGDRMLLTALATPGHTYTHLSFALRDSATGTDVGVFSGGSLLFGATGRPDLLGHDHTDALVHHQHASAHRLAALLPDDAAVFPTHGFGSFCSATQSDATSSTIGRERRTNPVLTQDEETYVRDLLAGLGAWPAYYAHMAPANAAGPAAPDLSPPERADATELRRRLEAGEWVVDLRDRTAFAAGHAPGTLNFGLDGGFATYLGWLIPWGTPVTLLGSTADDVAEAQRELVRIGIDRPAAHATGSPADWTVGEPTGFATATFADLAQVRHHRDVVVLDVRRTEEHDAAAIQGALNVPLHELWARLDEVPTGEVWVHCAGGYRASIAASMLDARGRRPVAIDDSFAHAEAVGLHLVGPSA, from the coding sequence ATGAGCGCCCTGACCGTCGTCCCGGTCGAGACCCCGACCCTCGGCGACCGCAGCTACCTCGTCCACGACGGCGAGGTCGCCTTCGTCGTCGACCCGCAGCGCGACATCGACCGGGTGCTGGCCCTGCTCGCCGAGCACGACGTACGCCTCACGCACGTGCTCGAGACCCACCTCCACAACGACTACGTCACCGGCGGGTTCGCGCTCGCCGAGGCGACCGGGGCGGCGTACCTCGTCAACGGCGCCGACGACGTCACCTTCGACCGCACGCCCGTCACCGACGGCGAGAAGGTCGAGGTCGGCGACCGGATGCTGCTCACCGCGCTGGCCACTCCGGGACACACCTACACCCACCTGTCGTTCGCCCTGCGGGACAGCGCCACGGGCACCGACGTGGGCGTCTTCTCCGGCGGCTCGCTGCTCTTCGGCGCCACCGGCCGTCCCGACCTGCTCGGCCACGACCACACCGACGCGCTGGTCCACCACCAGCACGCCTCGGCACACCGGCTGGCCGCGCTGCTGCCCGACGACGCCGCGGTGTTCCCCACGCACGGCTTCGGCTCGTTCTGCTCGGCCACCCAGTCCGACGCGACGTCCTCGACGATCGGTCGGGAGCGTCGGACCAACCCGGTCCTCACCCAGGACGAGGAGACCTACGTACGCGACCTGCTCGCGGGCCTCGGTGCCTGGCCGGCCTACTACGCCCACATGGCCCCGGCCAACGCCGCGGGGCCCGCAGCACCCGACCTCAGTCCCCCGGAGCGGGCCGACGCGACGGAGCTGCGCCGACGCCTCGAGGCCGGCGAGTGGGTCGTCGACCTGCGCGACCGCACCGCGTTCGCGGCCGGGCACGCGCCCGGCACGCTGAACTTCGGGCTCGACGGCGGCTTTGCGACGTACCTCGGCTGGCTCATCCCGTGGGGCACCCCGGTCACGCTGCTCGGCTCGACCGCCGACGACGTCGCCGAGGCGCAGCGCGAGCTGGTCCGGATCGGCATCGACCGCCCCGCCGCCCACGCGACGGGCTCACCGGCCGACTGGACCGTCGGCGAGCCGACGGGGTTCGCGACCGCGACCTTCGCCGACCTCGCCCAGGTCCGCCACCACCGCGACGTCGTGGTCCTCGACGTGCGCCGTACGGAGGAGCACGACGCCGCCGCGATCCAGGGCGCCCTCAACGTCCCCCTCCACGAGCTCTGGGCCCGCCTCGACGAGGTCCCCACCGGCGAGGTCTGGGTGCACTGCGCCGGTGGCTACCGCGCCTCGATCGCCGCCTCGATGCTCGACGCCCGTGGTCGCCGACCGGTCGCCATCGACGACTCGTTCGCCCACGCCGAGGCCGTGGGGCTGCACCTCGTCGGACCCTCGGCGTGA
- a CDS encoding sulfite exporter TauE/SafE family protein, producing MTLALAVLAGASIGLSLGALGGGGSILAVPVLVYLLDQSPAQATTGSLVVVGTTSLIGAVAAHRAGTVLLARGATFGLVATGGAVLGAKASAHADEDVLLAAFAVLMLLVGALMAWRLLPRDVDGPAHAARPTLDDAILTFSPTFACACPRALKVLVTATLVGLLTGFLGVGGGFLVVPALLVALALPVRYAAGTSLVVITITSAAALATRAGVGSAPDWGVVLVLTLASAMAAVGGARLAHRVDTRHLTAAFTVLVLAVAGYTAARALPALL from the coding sequence GTGACCCTGGCCCTCGCCGTCCTCGCCGGCGCGTCGATCGGGCTCAGCCTGGGCGCGCTCGGCGGCGGCGGCTCCATCCTGGCCGTGCCGGTCCTGGTCTACCTGCTCGACCAGTCCCCCGCCCAGGCCACGACCGGCTCGCTGGTGGTCGTCGGGACGACCTCGCTGATCGGGGCGGTCGCCGCCCACCGGGCAGGGACCGTCCTGCTCGCCCGGGGCGCGACCTTCGGGCTCGTGGCCACCGGGGGCGCCGTCCTCGGGGCGAAGGCCTCGGCGCACGCCGACGAGGACGTGCTGCTCGCCGCCTTCGCCGTGCTGATGCTGCTGGTCGGCGCGCTGATGGCGTGGCGACTGCTCCCCCGCGACGTCGACGGGCCCGCCCACGCCGCACGGCCGACGTTGGACGACGCGATCCTCACCTTCAGCCCGACCTTCGCCTGCGCCTGCCCCCGCGCGCTGAAGGTGCTCGTCACCGCCACCCTCGTCGGACTGCTCACCGGGTTCCTCGGCGTGGGCGGCGGGTTCCTCGTGGTCCCCGCACTGCTGGTCGCGCTCGCGCTGCCCGTCCGGTACGCCGCCGGCACCTCGCTGGTGGTCATCACGATCACCAGCGCAGCCGCCCTGGCGACCCGGGCCGGCGTCGGCTCCGCGCCGGACTGGGGCGTGGTGCTGGTCCTCACCCTCGCCTCGGCGATGGCCGCCGTCGGCGGCGCCCGGCTCGCCCACCGGGTCGACACCCGCCACCTCACGGCAGCCTTCACCGTCCTCGTCCTCGCCGTCGCCGGCTACACCGCTGCCCGGGCCCTGCCGGCCCTCCTCTGA
- a CDS encoding DUF302 domain-containing protein, translating to MADYTMRTTVPRPYEETVAAVRAELVEAGFGVLTEIDLRATLKAKLDVDVAPQVILGACRPQLAHQALQVEPSIAAMLPCNVVVRGVDETTTVVEAFDPDVMMSFAGDGEAGEALRSVATDARARLTAVLTALTTLDAVEVGA from the coding sequence ATGGCGGACTACACGATGCGTACGACCGTCCCCCGCCCCTACGAGGAGACCGTCGCGGCGGTCCGCGCGGAGCTGGTCGAGGCCGGGTTCGGCGTGCTGACCGAGATCGACCTCCGCGCGACGCTCAAGGCCAAGCTCGACGTCGACGTCGCGCCGCAGGTCATCCTCGGCGCCTGCCGGCCGCAGCTGGCGCACCAAGCGCTCCAGGTCGAGCCGTCGATCGCCGCGATGCTGCCGTGCAACGTGGTCGTGCGCGGCGTGGACGAGACGACGACCGTCGTGGAGGCCTTCGACCCGGACGTGATGATGTCCTTCGCCGGTGACGGCGAGGCGGGCGAGGCCCTGCGGAGCGTGGCCACCGACGCCCGCGCCCGGCTGACCGCCGTGCTCACCGCGCTCACGACGCTCGACGCCGTCGAGGTGGGGGCCTGA
- a CDS encoding metal-sensitive transcriptional regulator, whose amino-acid sequence MELEPTDIKPIITRMKRANGHLASVIRMMEEGSDCEAVLTQLAAVNKALSRAGYAIVATGLQQCLTETDEGLDGVDVKKMEKLFLALA is encoded by the coding sequence ATGGAGCTCGAGCCGACCGACATCAAGCCGATCATCACCCGGATGAAGCGGGCCAACGGCCACCTCGCCAGCGTCATCCGGATGATGGAGGAGGGCTCCGACTGCGAGGCGGTCCTCACCCAGCTCGCCGCGGTCAACAAGGCGCTCTCCCGCGCCGGGTACGCGATCGTGGCCACCGGGCTGCAGCAGTGCCTCACCGAGACCGACGAGGGCCTCGACGGCGTCGACGTCAAGAAGATGGAGAAGCTCTTCCTCGCCCTGGCCTGA
- a CDS encoding phosphatase PAP2 family protein yields the protein MEETAPARPAGGEAAGDRRWLVAFWAVVVAFAVVAVLGSVRAGVPIRDPGGVWFTRRILVSIALFALLALVDAYRRTDAGERSVRRTVEVLRARWPRRRLLLAGTGLTGYWVVYSSYRNLKSWVAFEEPQDAMLLRWDRWLFLGHSPAGLLHDLLGVQLSAYVLIAIYQSFTTLVRLAVVAAVVFPTRVKDGYVFLASAAWVWILGVGSYYLIPSLGPFTSDPGQFADLPPTIVTETQTRFLAERAAFLADPGAAGALNQVSAFASLHVAVTCMMLLMARYYGLRWTSRFMTVFLIGTVLATVYVGWHFVVDDVAGLVIAVVSVALGRWMVDGVRPGRGRASPSS from the coding sequence ATGGAGGAGACAGCACCGGCTCGACCCGCGGGGGGCGAGGCCGCCGGGGACCGCCGCTGGCTGGTCGCCTTCTGGGCGGTGGTGGTCGCCTTCGCCGTGGTCGCGGTCCTCGGCTCCGTCCGCGCCGGCGTGCCGATCCGCGACCCCGGGGGCGTCTGGTTCACCCGGCGGATCCTGGTCTCGATCGCCCTGTTCGCCCTGCTGGCCCTGGTCGACGCCTACCGCCGCACCGACGCCGGCGAGCGGTCGGTGCGGCGTACCGTCGAGGTGCTGCGAGCCCGCTGGCCCCGTCGTCGTCTGCTGCTGGCCGGGACCGGGCTGACCGGCTACTGGGTGGTGTATTCCAGCTACCGCAACCTCAAGAGCTGGGTCGCCTTCGAGGAGCCGCAGGACGCCATGCTGCTGCGGTGGGACCGCTGGCTGTTCCTGGGGCACAGCCCGGCGGGACTGCTGCACGACCTGCTGGGCGTGCAGCTGTCGGCGTACGTCCTGATCGCTATCTATCAGTCCTTCACGACACTGGTCCGACTCGCCGTGGTCGCCGCGGTGGTGTTCCCGACCCGCGTCAAGGACGGGTACGTCTTCCTCGCCTCCGCGGCGTGGGTGTGGATCCTCGGCGTCGGCTCGTACTACCTGATCCCCTCCCTCGGCCCGTTCACCTCCGACCCCGGGCAGTTCGCCGACCTGCCGCCCACGATCGTCACGGAGACGCAGACCCGGTTCCTGGCCGAGCGGGCCGCGTTCCTGGCCGACCCGGGGGCCGCCGGTGCGCTCAACCAGGTCTCGGCCTTCGCCAGCCTGCACGTCGCGGTGACCTGCATGATGCTGCTGATGGCCCGGTACTACGGGCTGCGGTGGACCAGCCGGTTCATGACGGTCTTCCTCATCGGGACGGTGCTGGCCACGGTCTACGTCGGCTGGCACTTCGTGGTCGACGACGTCGCCGGGCTGGTGATCGCCGTGGTCTCGGTCGCCCTGGGCCGCTGGATGGTCGACGGGGTCAGGCCAGGGCGAGGAAGAGCTTCTCCATCTTCTTGA